In one Mesorhizobium australicum genomic region, the following are encoded:
- a CDS encoding 3-keto-5-aminohexanoate cleavage protein gives MSETTKPAGARKRKVIITCAVTGSIHTPSMSEHLPVTAQEIADAAIGAAEAGAAIVHLHARDPKNGLPDQSPAAFEPFLKVIKQRSDCVVNITTGGASTMTIAERLQPVATFKPEVASLNMGSMNFGLYPMLARFKEFKHDWELPYLEGSRDRIFKNTFADIENILTTCAENGTRFEIECYDIGHLYTLAHFVDRGLVKPPFFVQSVFGILGGIGAHAEDVAHMKRTADRLFGDSYSWSVLGAGANQMRIAAQAAAMGGNVRVGLEDSLWLGPGRMAKTNAEQVAKVRSIIEGLGLEIATPAEARDILQLKGADKVNF, from the coding sequence ATGAGCGAGACCACAAAGCCGGCTGGCGCGCGCAAGCGCAAGGTAATCATCACGTGTGCGGTGACGGGCTCGATCCACACGCCGTCGATGTCGGAGCATCTGCCGGTGACGGCGCAGGAGATCGCGGATGCGGCGATCGGAGCGGCGGAGGCGGGGGCGGCGATCGTGCATCTGCATGCGCGCGATCCGAAGAACGGCCTGCCCGACCAGTCGCCGGCGGCCTTCGAGCCGTTCCTCAAGGTGATCAAGCAGCGCTCCGACTGCGTCGTCAACATCACCACCGGCGGCGCCTCGACCATGACGATCGCCGAGCGGCTGCAGCCGGTGGCGACCTTCAAGCCGGAGGTCGCCTCGCTCAATATGGGCTCGATGAACTTCGGCCTCTACCCGATGCTCGCCCGCTTCAAGGAGTTCAAGCACGACTGGGAGCTGCCCTATCTCGAAGGCTCGCGCGACCGCATCTTCAAGAACACCTTCGCCGACATCGAGAACATCCTGACGACCTGCGCGGAGAACGGCACGCGCTTCGAGATCGAGTGCTACGACATCGGCCACCTCTACACGCTGGCGCATTTCGTCGACCGCGGCCTGGTGAAGCCGCCGTTCTTCGTGCAGTCGGTGTTCGGCATCCTGGGCGGCATAGGCGCGCATGCTGAGGACGTGGCGCACATGAAGCGCACGGCCGACCGTCTGTTCGGCGACAGCTATTCGTGGTCGGTGCTGGGGGCGGGCGCGAACCAGATGCGGATCGCGGCTCAGGCAGCCGCGATGGGCGGCAACGTCCGCGTCGGGCTGGAGGATTCGCTGTGGCTCGGGCCGGGCCGGATGGCGAAGACCAATGCCGAGCAGGTCGCCAAGGTGCGCTCGATCATCGAAGGCCTCGGCCTGGAGATCGCCACCCCCGCCGAGGCCCGCGACATCCTGCAGCTCAAGGGCGCAGACAAGGTGAATTTCTGA
- a CDS encoding TVP38/TMEM64 family protein, with amino-acid sequence MDAQDGERRSGRVGRYVPIVLVIAGLAFGYAMGWQRYLSLTYLAESRDVLKAYVAQHYALSLVFFAAVYVLAVAFSFPAATVLTIFGGFLFGWLVGGTVVAFAATAGATLLFIAARSAFGDILCQRVSGKAAKLARGFEENAFSYLLALRLAPIFPFFFVNIAPALFDVRLRTYVAATFLGILPGTFAYSYLGEGVDSVLVAAQEAGREPSVHDLVTPKIVLAFALLALVALIPAVVRKLRRAGPG; translated from the coding sequence ATGGACGCGCAGGATGGCGAGCGACGGAGCGGGAGGGTTGGGCGATACGTGCCGATCGTCCTGGTCATTGCCGGCCTCGCCTTCGGCTATGCGATGGGTTGGCAGCGCTATCTCTCGCTGACATATCTCGCCGAGAGCCGGGACGTGCTGAAAGCCTATGTGGCGCAGCATTATGCTCTCTCGCTGGTCTTCTTCGCTGCGGTCTACGTGCTTGCGGTCGCCTTCTCCTTTCCCGCGGCCACGGTTCTCACCATCTTCGGCGGCTTCCTCTTCGGCTGGCTGGTCGGCGGAACGGTCGTCGCCTTCGCGGCCACGGCCGGCGCGACGCTGCTGTTCATCGCCGCCCGCTCCGCCTTCGGCGACATCCTCTGCCAGAGGGTGAGCGGCAAGGCCGCGAAGCTGGCGCGGGGCTTCGAGGAAAACGCCTTCAGCTATCTGCTGGCGCTCAGGCTGGCGCCGATCTTTCCGTTCTTCTTCGTCAACATCGCCCCGGCCCTGTTCGACGTGCGCCTCAGGACCTACGTCGCGGCGACCTTTCTCGGCATCCTGCCGGGCACTTTCGCCTATTCCTATCTCGGAGAGGGGGTCGACAGCGTGCTGGTCGCCGCGCAGGAGGCGGGGCGTGAGCCCTCGGTGCACGACCTGGTGACGCCGAAGATCGTGCTCGCCTTCGCGCTTCTGGCGCTTGTTGCGCTGATCCCGGCCGTCGTAAGGAAGCTGCGGCGCGCGGGACCGGGCTGA
- a CDS encoding 3-hydroxyacyl-CoA dehydrogenase, which translates to MAKIAVVGSGFIGRAWAISFARAGNEVAMWDQAPAATEGARDYIAGVLGDLEANDLLRGQAPDAVLARISVTPDLGEALRGASHIQENTPEKRDVKREVFSLIDGLAEADAVIASSSSALLPSTFTDHLAGRHRCLVVHPLNPPYLIPAAEVVPAPWTSPETVERTRVLLVDAGHAPLVMKRELDGFIMNRLQGALLEEAFRLVADGYASIEDVDIGIRDGLALRWSFMGPFETIDLNAPQGVRDYVERYQGIYENLFSQMQRRVDWAGPVLETVEADRRAKLPKEKLVERQVWRDRRLMALAAHKRKSEEDIGK; encoded by the coding sequence ATGGCGAAGATTGCGGTAGTCGGCAGCGGCTTCATCGGACGCGCATGGGCGATCAGTTTCGCGCGGGCGGGCAACGAGGTCGCGATGTGGGACCAGGCGCCGGCGGCGACGGAAGGCGCGCGCGACTATATCGCCGGCGTGCTCGGCGACCTCGAGGCCAACGACCTGCTGCGCGGGCAGGCGCCCGACGCCGTGCTGGCGCGGATCTCGGTGACGCCGGACCTGGGGGAGGCGCTGCGCGGCGCGAGCCATATCCAGGAGAACACGCCGGAGAAGCGCGACGTCAAGCGCGAGGTGTTTTCGCTGATCGACGGGCTGGCGGAGGCGGATGCCGTGATCGCCAGCTCCTCGTCGGCGCTGCTGCCGTCGACCTTCACCGATCATCTCGCCGGCCGCCACCGCTGCCTCGTCGTGCATCCGCTCAACCCGCCCTATCTCATCCCGGCGGCCGAGGTCGTGCCGGCGCCGTGGACCTCGCCCGAAACGGTCGAGCGCACCCGCGTCCTGCTGGTCGACGCCGGTCACGCGCCGCTGGTCATGAAGCGCGAACTTGACGGCTTCATCATGAACCGGCTGCAGGGCGCGCTTTTGGAAGAGGCCTTCAGGCTGGTCGCTGACGGCTATGCGAGCATCGAGGACGTCGATATCGGCATTCGCGACGGGCTTGCGCTGCGCTGGTCGTTCATGGGGCCGTTCGAGACGATCGATCTCAACGCGCCACAGGGCGTGCGCGACTATGTCGAGCGCTATCAGGGCATCTACGAGAACCTGTTTTCCCAGATGCAGCGCCGGGTCGACTGGGCCGGGCCGGTGCTGGAGACCGTCGAGGCCGACCGGCGCGCCAAACTGCCCAAAGAGAAGCTGGTCGAGCGGCAGGTCTGGCGGGATCGCCGGCTGATGGCGCTCGCGGCGCACAAGAGGAAATCCGAGGAGGACATCGGCAAATGA
- a CDS encoding IclR family transcriptional regulator yields MLSAQVKSATRAIEILELFKRVRQPKGMSEVANALGYPASSTTVLLKTLVKLGYLNYDRNERVYFPTPKVTSLGEWIPRALFGNSRILDAMRDLQSATGEGISLNTKNDIYLQYIQVIYSVHAVRFDIDEGALRLLTQSAAGWTLMSTLPDERIDNLVRRANIATEKAADRVKIPEIMARIREIREQGYAWAENIPFLGGATLCALLPTTIQGQPVVLTLGGALERMRLNRERYLAALRRAVKSVTPKDPFDQPIDIEF; encoded by the coding sequence ATGCTCTCGGCACAGGTGAAGTCGGCGACCCGCGCGATCGAGATCCTCGAACTCTTCAAGAGGGTGCGGCAGCCCAAAGGCATGTCGGAGGTCGCCAACGCGCTCGGCTATCCGGCTTCCAGCACGACCGTGCTGCTCAAGACGCTCGTCAAGCTCGGCTACCTCAACTACGACCGCAACGAGCGCGTCTACTTCCCGACCCCGAAGGTCACGTCGCTGGGGGAATGGATACCGCGCGCGCTGTTCGGCAACAGCCGCATCCTCGACGCGATGCGGGATCTCCAATCCGCCACCGGAGAGGGTATCTCGCTCAACACCAAGAACGACATCTACCTGCAGTACATCCAGGTGATCTATTCCGTCCACGCGGTGCGTTTCGACATCGACGAGGGCGCGCTCAGGCTGCTGACGCAGTCCGCCGCCGGCTGGACGCTGATGTCGACCTTGCCCGACGAGCGCATCGACAACCTCGTCCGCCGCGCCAACATCGCGACGGAAAAGGCCGCGGACCGCGTGAAGATCCCCGAGATCATGGCGCGCATCCGCGAGATCCGCGAACAAGGCTATGCGTGGGCCGAGAACATTCCCTTCCTCGGCGGGGCCACGCTCTGCGCGCTGCTGCCGACCACCATCCAGGGCCAGCCGGTCGTGCTGACCCTCGGCGGAGCGCTGGAGCGCATGCGGCTCAACCGGGAGCGCTATCTCGCGGCCCTCAGGCGCGCCGTGAAGTCGGTGACACCCAAGGACCCGTTCGACCAGCCGATCGACATCGAGTTCTGA
- a CDS encoding universal stress protein — MSGTTLLTILGAAIDNDLKEAIAVAQTVDAHLSVVAMGVAPSPPIGEVGAAAALTSVWLETRAAEEQALTARAEQLEGLLAADSVKGDVSDAYVEAGIIADEVGRRGRCADAIFIGPSLRKDPVLGSSVLEAALFETGVPVVVAPAGSPPDLGCERIVVAWNSSFESARALHAAIGLLPKVRHVHIAMVDPKASETDGGEEPGADIAAYLARKGYDVSVDRLAGMGLAPEAVLTRHASDVAAGMLVMGAYSHSRLRQRIFGGVTRSMLESPPLPLLLAH, encoded by the coding sequence ATGTCCGGCACCACCCTGCTCACCATTCTCGGCGCGGCGATCGACAACGACCTCAAGGAAGCGATCGCCGTAGCGCAGACCGTCGACGCGCATCTCAGCGTCGTCGCCATGGGAGTCGCGCCCAGCCCGCCGATCGGCGAGGTCGGGGCCGCGGCCGCGCTGACCTCCGTCTGGCTCGAAACGCGCGCGGCCGAGGAACAGGCCCTGACTGCCCGCGCGGAGCAGCTGGAGGGCCTGCTCGCCGCCGACAGCGTCAAGGGCGACGTATCCGATGCCTATGTCGAGGCCGGCATCATCGCCGATGAGGTCGGCCGCCGCGGCCGCTGCGCCGACGCGATCTTTATCGGACCCAGCCTGCGCAAGGACCCGGTTCTCGGATCGTCCGTTCTGGAGGCTGCCCTGTTCGAGACAGGCGTGCCGGTTGTGGTGGCGCCGGCGGGATCGCCGCCGGACCTCGGCTGCGAGCGTATCGTCGTCGCCTGGAACTCGTCGTTCGAATCCGCCCGCGCGCTGCATGCCGCGATCGGCCTGCTGCCGAAGGTCCGCCACGTCCATATCGCCATGGTCGATCCGAAGGCATCCGAAACTGACGGCGGCGAGGAGCCCGGCGCCGACATCGCCGCTTATCTCGCGAGAAAGGGCTACGACGTCTCCGTCGACCGTCTCGCCGGCATGGGGCTCGCGCCGGAGGCCGTGCTGACCCGTCATGCCAGCGACGTCGCGGCGGGCATGCTCGTCATGGGCGCCTACAGCCATTCGCGGCTGCGCCAGCGCATCTTCGGCGGCGTCACGCGCTCGATGCTGGAATCGCCGCCGCTGCCGCTGCTGCTGGCCCACTAA
- a CDS encoding (2Fe-2S)-binding protein, with protein MIVCHCNLITEKEIERTILDLLQADPWQLIVPAKVYHALAKRGRCCGCFPNVVETIIRVTEAYHSQSATGEAEIVSYLDRVRQLRGQYGSRSHEGRKAGHRAA; from the coding sequence ATGATCGTCTGTCATTGTAATCTGATCACTGAGAAAGAGATCGAGCGGACCATCCTCGATCTGTTGCAGGCCGATCCGTGGCAACTGATCGTGCCGGCCAAGGTCTATCATGCCCTGGCGAAACGCGGACGCTGTTGCGGCTGCTTCCCGAATGTGGTGGAAACGATCATTCGCGTGACCGAAGCGTATCACTCCCAGAGTGCTACCGGTGAGGCGGAGATCGTGTCGTACCTAGACCGCGTGCGCCAACTGCGCGGTCAATACGGGAGCAGAAGTCATGAAGGGCGAAAAGCAGGTCATCGAGCGGCTTAA
- a CDS encoding sensor histidine kinase — protein MVSSEPAPTHASIPWLKRLSTKMLILTIISVLVAEVLIFIPSVANFRLRWLEERLNTAAATAVVLVGTDTMTLPRNVQNDVLMALGAKAVAVRSGGDSRLLVVSEIPPEVDEHIEPSTVGPLRAIADALDTLVYGGDRTLRVFGKVGDSDKEFELIIADKGLRKAMLVYARNVAILSLIISFITAALVFGAINHMMLGPIRKIRTAMVTFAEAPDDPSRVVRPSDRADEFGVALRELASLQTRLQRTLAEQAHLANLGLAVSKINHDLRNILASAQLISDRLRMVKDPSVQAFAPKLVRTLDRAVGYTESVLAYGRAQEAAPSRRRIRLRQLVDDVEGLLGIDPASVIEFENAVDHAFEMDADAEQMFRVLSNLCRNAVQAMSADTDSSVVRRLTISAERQGSVSRIIVMDTGPGLPPKARENLFAAFRGSARSGGTGLGLAIAQELVRAHGGTLDLVESVGGRTVFAISVPDQPVQIEAARHALRRPA, from the coding sequence ATGGTGAGTTCCGAACCTGCGCCGACGCACGCGTCCATTCCGTGGCTCAAGCGCCTGTCGACGAAGATGCTGATCCTCACGATCATTTCCGTGCTCGTCGCGGAGGTGCTGATCTTCATCCCGTCGGTGGCGAACTTCCGCCTGCGCTGGCTGGAGGAGCGGCTGAACACGGCGGCGGCGACGGCCGTGGTGCTCGTCGGGACCGACACGATGACGCTGCCGCGCAACGTCCAGAACGACGTGCTGATGGCGCTGGGCGCCAAGGCCGTGGCGGTGCGCTCGGGCGGGGATTCGCGCCTGCTCGTCGTCTCCGAGATCCCGCCGGAGGTCGACGAGCACATCGAGCCGTCGACGGTGGGGCCGCTGAGGGCGATCGCCGATGCGCTCGACACGCTGGTTTATGGCGGCGACCGCACGCTGCGCGTCTTCGGCAAGGTCGGCGACAGCGACAAGGAATTCGAGCTGATCATCGCCGACAAGGGGCTGCGCAAGGCGATGCTGGTCTATGCGCGCAACGTCGCGATCCTGTCGCTGATCATCTCCTTCATCACCGCAGCACTGGTCTTCGGCGCCATCAACCACATGATGCTGGGGCCGATCCGCAAGATCAGGACGGCGATGGTCACCTTCGCCGAGGCGCCCGACGATCCCTCGCGCGTGGTGCGTCCGAGCGACCGCGCCGACGAGTTCGGCGTGGCGCTGCGCGAGCTCGCCAGCCTGCAGACGCGGCTGCAGCGTACGCTGGCCGAACAGGCGCACCTCGCCAATCTCGGGCTCGCCGTATCGAAGATCAACCACGACCTGCGCAACATCCTCGCTTCCGCGCAGCTGATCTCGGACCGCCTGCGCATGGTGAAGGACCCGTCGGTGCAGGCCTTCGCGCCGAAGCTGGTGCGCACGCTGGACCGCGCGGTGGGGTATACGGAGAGCGTGCTGGCCTATGGCCGCGCCCAGGAGGCGGCCCCCTCCCGCCGCAGGATCAGGCTGCGCCAGCTCGTCGACGACGTGGAGGGCCTGCTCGGCATCGACCCCGCCTCGGTGATCGAGTTCGAGAACGCGGTGGACCATGCCTTCGAGATGGATGCCGACGCCGAGCAAATGTTCCGCGTGCTCTCAAACCTCTGCCGCAACGCCGTGCAGGCGATGAGCGCCGACACTGACAGCTCGGTCGTGCGGCGCCTGACCATCTCGGCCGAGCGGCAGGGCTCGGTCAGCCGCATCATCGTCATGGACACGGGCCCCGGCCTGCCGCCCAAGGCGCGCGAAAACCTGTTCGCCGCCTTCCGCGGCTCGGCCCGCAGCGGCGGCACCGGCCTGGGGCTGGCCATCGCGCAGGAGCTGGTCCGGGCGCATGGCGGCACGCTCGACCTGGTGGAGAGCGTCGGCGGCCGCACCGTCTTCGCGATCTCCGTGCCCGACCAGCCCGTGCAGATCGAAGCCGCCCGCCACGCCCTGCGCCGGCCGGCCTGA
- a CDS encoding M20/M25/M40 family metallo-hydrolase: MTSLAPVLDALDAGLDASLTRLADLVRIPSISTDPAYAAECRRAAEWLVADLKEIGFEASVRDTTGHPMVVAHHEGPAGTPHVLFYGHYDVQPVDPLNMWHDDPFDMKVKEVAPGRKVLTGRGTADDKGQLMTFVEACRAYKKVHGALPCRITILFEGEEESGSPSLKPFLEAHAKELKADFALVCDTGMWDRDTPAISTALRGLVGEEITVKAADRDLHSGAYGGAAANPIRILAKVLAAVHDDNGRVTIPGFYDGVEETPSQILKQWESLGLTAEEFLGEIGLSIPSGEKGRSVLELIWARPTAEFNGIIGGYTGKGFKTVIAAEASAKVSFRLVHKQDPDKIRDAFRAFVRERIPADCSVEFHGHGGSPAIQLSYDSPFLSKAKNALSDEWPKPAVMIAMGGSIPIVGDFQTYLGMESLLVGYGLDDDRIHSPNEKYELSSFHKGQRSWARILDALAK; the protein is encoded by the coding sequence ATGACTTCGCTCGCACCCGTCCTCGATGCCCTCGACGCCGGTTTGGACGCCAGCCTGACCCGGCTCGCCGACCTTGTCCGCATTCCGTCCATCTCCACTGACCCGGCCTATGCGGCCGAGTGCCGGCGCGCCGCCGAATGGCTGGTCGCAGACCTGAAGGAGATCGGTTTCGAGGCGAGCGTGCGCGACACCACGGGCCATCCGATGGTGGTGGCGCATCACGAGGGACCCGCCGGCACACCCCACGTTCTGTTTTACGGCCATTACGACGTCCAGCCGGTCGACCCGCTCAATATGTGGCACGACGATCCCTTCGACATGAAGGTCAAGGAGGTCGCGCCGGGGCGCAAGGTGCTCACCGGACGCGGCACCGCCGATGACAAGGGACAGCTGATGACCTTCGTCGAGGCCTGCCGCGCCTACAAGAAGGTGCATGGCGCGCTGCCCTGCCGCATCACAATCCTGTTCGAGGGCGAGGAAGAGTCCGGTTCGCCTTCGCTCAAGCCTTTCCTCGAGGCCCATGCGAAGGAGCTGAAGGCCGATTTCGCCCTGGTGTGCGACACGGGCATGTGGGACCGCGACACGCCCGCCATCTCGACCGCCCTGCGCGGCCTGGTCGGCGAGGAGATTACGGTCAAGGCGGCCGACCGCGACCTGCATTCCGGCGCCTATGGCGGTGCGGCGGCGAACCCGATCCGCATCCTCGCCAAGGTGCTCGCCGCCGTCCATGACGACAACGGCCGCGTCACCATCCCCGGCTTCTACGACGGCGTCGAGGAGACGCCGTCCCAGATCCTGAAGCAGTGGGAGAGCCTCGGCCTCACCGCCGAGGAGTTCCTCGGCGAGATCGGCCTGTCGATCCCCTCGGGCGAGAAGGGCCGCTCGGTGCTCGAGCTGATCTGGGCGCGGCCGACGGCGGAGTTCAACGGCATCATCGGCGGCTACACCGGCAAGGGCTTCAAGACGGTGATCGCGGCGGAAGCCTCCGCCAAGGTCTCGTTCCGCCTGGTGCACAAGCAGGATCCCGACAAGATCCGCGACGCCTTCCGCGCCTTCGTGCGCGAGCGCATCCCGGCCGACTGTTCGGTCGAGTTCCACGGCCATGGCGGATCGCCGGCGATCCAGCTCTCCTACGACTCGCCCTTCCTGTCGAAGGCGAAGAATGCGCTGTCCGACGAATGGCCCAAGCCCGCGGTGATGATCGCCATGGGCGGATCCATTCCCATCGTCGGCGATTTCCAGACCTATCTCGGGATGGAGTCGCTGCTGGTCGGCTACGGCCTCGACGACGACCGCATCCATTCACCCAACGAAAAATACGAGCTGTCCTCGTTCCACAAGGGACAGCGCTCCTGGGCGCGCATCCTCGACGCGCTGGCAAAGTAA
- a CDS encoding dihydrolipoyl dehydrogenase family protein, which translates to METLRPDICVIGAGSAGLSVAAAAAAFGVQVVLVEKGRMGGDCLNYGCVPSKALIAAGRQAQAMREAARFGIAPVEPEVDFRQVHGHVHDVIAAIAPNDSVERFTALGVQVIQAEARFADRRTVVAGEFEIRARRFVVATGSRPVIPPIEGIGTIDVLTNETIFDLTRRPGHLVVIGGGPIGVELAQAHRRLGSDVTIIEGTRALGREDPEIAGFALRALREEGVAIREAATVTRVERRGKTGVRVHVETADGAETVDGTHLLVAAGRAPNVEGLDLAKARIALSDKGIKVNDRLRTANRRVYAIGDVAGGPQFTHVAGYHASLILRPLLFRLSARVDTSIIPRVTYCDPELAQVGLTEAEAMAVHKGVRILRWPLSENDRAQAERRTAGLAKLIVSSRGRVLGASIVGANAGEMIGLYGLAIGKGMGVKDLASWLPPYPTMGEIGKRAAIAYFAGVTRKPLVRALIRFMRIFG; encoded by the coding sequence ATGGAGACCCTGAGGCCGGACATCTGCGTCATCGGCGCCGGTTCGGCCGGTCTTTCGGTGGCTGCCGCGGCCGCCGCCTTTGGCGTTCAGGTCGTGCTCGTCGAGAAAGGCAGGATGGGCGGCGACTGCCTGAACTATGGCTGCGTGCCCTCCAAGGCGCTGATCGCCGCCGGCCGGCAGGCGCAGGCGATGCGCGAGGCGGCGAGGTTCGGCATTGCCCCGGTCGAGCCTGAGGTGGATTTCCGCCAGGTGCACGGGCACGTCCACGACGTGATCGCCGCGATTGCGCCGAACGATTCCGTCGAGCGTTTCACGGCACTGGGCGTGCAGGTCATCCAGGCGGAAGCGCGGTTCGCCGACCGCAGGACCGTGGTCGCGGGTGAGTTCGAGATCCGCGCCCGCCGCTTCGTCGTCGCCACCGGGTCGCGCCCGGTCATCCCGCCGATCGAGGGCATCGGCACAATCGACGTCCTGACCAACGAGACGATCTTCGACCTGACGCGCCGGCCGGGACATCTGGTGGTCATCGGCGGCGGGCCGATCGGCGTCGAGCTGGCACAGGCCCACCGCCGGCTGGGCAGCGACGTGACGATCATTGAAGGCACGCGCGCGCTCGGCCGGGAGGATCCCGAGATCGCCGGCTTCGCGCTGCGCGCCTTGCGCGAGGAGGGTGTGGCGATCCGGGAGGCTGCCACCGTCACGCGCGTCGAGCGGCGCGGCAAGACCGGCGTGCGGGTGCATGTCGAGACGGCCGACGGTGCAGAGACCGTGGACGGCACCCACCTTCTCGTGGCCGCCGGCCGCGCCCCGAACGTCGAGGGGCTGGACCTCGCCAAGGCGCGGATCGCCCTTTCCGACAAGGGGATCAAGGTGAACGACCGGCTGCGCACGGCAAACCGCCGTGTGTATGCCATCGGCGACGTGGCGGGCGGGCCGCAATTCACCCATGTCGCGGGCTATCACGCCAGCCTGATTCTGCGGCCGCTGCTCTTCCGCCTGTCGGCCCGCGTCGACACCTCGATCATTCCGCGCGTCACCTATTGCGATCCCGAACTCGCCCAGGTCGGCCTGACGGAAGCGGAGGCAATGGCGGTGCACAAAGGCGTGCGCATCCTGCGCTGGCCGCTGTCGGAGAACGACCGCGCCCAGGCCGAGCGCCGGACGGCGGGGCTGGCCAAACTGATCGTCAGCTCGCGGGGGAGGGTGCTCGGCGCCTCGATCGTGGGCGCCAATGCCGGCGAGATGATCGGGCTCTATGGCCTCGCGATCGGCAAGGGGATGGGCGTGAAGGACCTGGCATCCTGGCTGCCGCCCTATCCCACGATGGGTGAAATTGGCAAACGCGCTGCGATAGCCTATTTTGCCGGGGTGACCCGCAAGCCGCTGGTTCGCGCGCTGATCCGTTTCATGCGCATCTTCGGCTGA
- the bfr gene encoding bacterioferritin, whose protein sequence is MKGEKQVIERLNEALFLELGAVNQYWLHYRLLDDWGFQKLAKKERAESIEEMHHADRLVARIIFLEGHPNLQSVAPLRIGQNVKEVLEADLAGEYDARTAYKKSREICQQIGDYVSMHLFEELLTDEEGHIDFLETQLQLLNSIGEERYGQLNAEPANDAE, encoded by the coding sequence ATGAAGGGCGAAAAGCAGGTCATCGAGCGGCTTAACGAGGCGCTGTTCCTCGAACTCGGCGCCGTCAACCAGTACTGGTTGCATTACAGGCTTCTGGACGACTGGGGTTTCCAGAAGCTCGCCAAGAAGGAGCGGGCGGAGTCGATCGAGGAGATGCACCATGCCGACAGGCTGGTCGCGCGCATCATCTTCCTCGAAGGCCATCCGAACCTGCAGTCGGTCGCCCCGCTGCGCATCGGCCAGAACGTCAAGGAAGTGCTGGAGGCGGACCTTGCCGGCGAATATGACGCCCGCACCGCCTACAAGAAATCGCGCGAGATCTGCCAGCAGATCGGCGACTATGTCTCGATGCACCTCTTCGAGGAACTGCTGACGGACGAGGAAGGTCATATCGACTTCCTCGAGACCCAGCTCCAGCTCCTCAACTCGATCGGCGAGGAACGCTACGGGCAGCTCAACGCCGAGCCGGCGAACGACGCCGAATAA
- a CDS encoding ribonuclease D, with amino-acid sequence MTIRFHKGDLADLSNYDVEAVAIDTETLGLNPHRDRLCVVQLSPGDGTADVVQIAAGQKRAPNLVSLLKNRKITKIFHFGRFDLAVLYQAFGAMPEPVFCTKIASRLTRTYTDRHGLKDICNELLGVSLSKVQQSSDWAAQTLSPEQLEYAASDVLYLHRLRDVLVGRLERDGRSAEAAACFRFLPTRAKLDLMGWDEEDIFAHS; translated from the coding sequence ATGACGATCCGCTTCCACAAGGGCGACCTCGCCGACCTCTCCAACTACGACGTCGAGGCGGTCGCGATCGACACCGAGACGCTCGGCCTCAACCCGCATCGCGACCGGCTCTGCGTGGTACAGCTGTCGCCCGGCGACGGCACGGCCGACGTCGTGCAGATCGCGGCCGGCCAGAAGCGGGCACCGAACCTCGTCTCGCTGTTGAAAAACAGGAAGATCACCAAGATCTTCCATTTCGGCCGCTTCGATCTCGCCGTGCTCTACCAGGCGTTCGGCGCGATGCCCGAGCCGGTATTCTGCACCAAGATCGCCTCACGGCTGACTCGCACCTACACGGACCGGCATGGGCTGAAGGACATCTGCAACGAGCTTCTTGGCGTCAGCCTGTCGAAGGTGCAGCAATCGTCCGACTGGGCGGCGCAGACGCTCTCGCCCGAGCAGCTCGAATATGCCGCCTCGGACGTGCTCTACCTGCACAGGTTGCGCGACGTGCTCGTCGGCCGGCTCGAGCGCGACGGACGCTCGGCGGAAGCCGCGGCCTGCTTCAGGTTCCTGCCGACGCGCGCGAAGCTCGATCTGATGGGCTGGGACGAAGAGGACATCTTCGCCCACAGCTAG